Proteins co-encoded in one Medicago truncatula cultivar Jemalong A17 chromosome 8, MtrunA17r5.0-ANR, whole genome shotgun sequence genomic window:
- the LOC25480130 gene encoding receptor kinase-like protein Xa21 translates to MENSEVMSFHVPLLEGGTITEEIGYLDKLELLLLSNNSLSGSIPSKIFNLSSLTNLEVDQNSLSGTIPSNTGYSLPSLQYLFLDHNNFVGNIPNNIFNSSKLIDFQLDSNAFSGTLPNTGFRDLWSLEVFLIYDNKLTIEDSHQFFTSLTNCRYLKYLDLSGNHVLSNIPKSIGNITSEYIRVESCGIGGYIPLEVGNMSNLLHFSLSRNNITGPIPGTFKGLQKLQYLDLGNNGLQGSFIEEFCEMKSLGELYLNNNKLSGVLPTCLGNMSSIIRLYIGSNSLNSKIPSSLWSVIDILELDLSSNAFIGNLPPEIGNLRAIIALDLSGNNISRNIPSTIGLLKTLETLSLANNKLNESIPSSLGEMLSLTSLDLSQNMLTGVIPKSLESLLYLQNINFSYNRLQGEIPDGGHFKNFTAQSFIHNGALCGNPLLQVPKCRKQVKKWSMEKKLILKCILPIVVSAILVVACIILLKHNKRRKNENTLERGLSTLGAPRRISYYELVQATNGFNESNFLGSGGFGSVYQGRLLDGEMIAVKVIDLQSEAKSKSFDAECNAMRNLRHRNLVKIISSCSNLDFKSLVMEFMSNGSVYSWLYSNNYCLSFLQRLNIMIDVASALEYLHHGSSMPVVHCDLKPSNVLLDENMVAHVSDFGIAKLMDEGQSKTHTQTLATVGYLAPEYGSKGIVSVKGDVYSYGIMLMEIFTRRKPTDDMFVAELSLKTWISGSLPNSIMELLDSNLVQITGDQIDDISTHMSSIFSLALSCCEDSPEARINMADVIATLIKIKTLVVGANTV, encoded by the exons GTACGATTACCGAGGAGATTGGCTATCTTGATAAACTTGAGCTGCTATTATTGTCTAACAATAGCTTAAGTGGATCTATTCCTTCCAAAATCTTCAACTTGTCATCGCTCACTAATTTGGAGGTTGATCAGAATAGTCTCTCAGGCACAATTCCATCAAATACGGGATATAGCCTTCCTAGTCTGCAATATCTATTCTTGGATCATaacaattttgttggaaatattCCAAATAACATATTCAACTCTTCTAAGTTAATTGATTTTCAATTGGATTCGAATGCATTCAGTGGAACTCTACCCAATACTGGTTTTAGAGATTTATGGTCCCTTGAAGTGTTTTTAATATATGACAACAAATTGACAATAGAAGATTCTCATCAATTCTTTACTTCCTTGACAAATTGTAGATATTTGAAATATCTTGACTTATCAGGGAATCATGTACTATCCAATATTCCAAAGTCAATTGGAAACATAACTTCAGAATACATCAGGGTAGAATCATGTGGAATTGGTGGTTATATTCCCCTAGAAGTTGGAAACATGAGTAACTTATtgcatttttctctttctaggAATAATATAACTGGACCAATACCTGGTACATTCAAAGGGTTGCAGAAACTTCAGTATTTGGATCTTGGCAACAATGGACTACAAGGATCATTTATTGAAGAGTTTTGTGAAATGAAGAGTTTGGGTGAGTTGTATCTAAACAATAATAAGCTCTCGGGAGTTTTACCGACATGTTTGGGAAATATGAGTTCTATTATAAGGTTATACATTGGATCTAACAGTCTGAACTCTAAGATACCTTCCTCTCTTTGGAGTGTCATAGATATCTTAGAGCTAGATTTGTCCTCTAATGCCTTCATTGGTAATCTTCCGCCTGAGATTGGGAATTTGAGAGCAATTATAGCTTTAGATCTATCaggaaataatatttcaagAAACATTCCTTCAACCATTGGTTTATTGAAGACTTTAGAAACTCTCTCCTTAGCAAATAACAAACTGAATGAATCAATTCCATCATCACTTGGTGAAATGTTGAGCTTGACCTCCTTGGACTTGTCTCAGAATATGTTAACTGGTGTTATTCCAAAATCCTTAGAATCACTTTTGTATCTTCAAAACATCAACTTCTCATATAATAGATTACAAGGAGAGATTCCTGATGGTGGACATTTCAAAAACTTCACAGCTCAATCATTTATTCATAATGGTGCACTTTGCGGCAATCCTCTCCTCCAAGTACCTAAATGTCGTAAGCAAGTTAAGAAATGGTCAATGGAAAAAAAGCTTATATTGAAATGCATACTTCCCATAGTTGTGTCAGCCATTTTGGTTGTTGCTTGCATCatacttttaaaacataataaaaggaGAAAGAATGAAAATACTCTTGAAAGGGGTTTGTCAACTCTAGGAGCTCCAAGAAGAATATCCTATTATGAACTTGTGCAAGCAACTAATGGATTCAATGAGAGTAATTTCCTTGGAAGTGGGGGATTTGGCTCTGTTTATCAGGGGAGGCTTCTTGATGGTGAGATGATTGCCGTTAAAGTAATTGATTTGCAATCAGAGGCAAAATCAAAGAGCTTTGATGCAGAATGCAATGCGATGAGAAATCTACGACATCGAAATTTGGTAAAGATTATCAGCAGTTGCTCAAATCTTGATTTCAAATCATTGGTGATGGAGTTCATGTCAAATGGAAGTGTATACAGTTGGTTATATTCAAATAACTATTGTCTAAGTTTCTTGCAAAGGTTAAATATAATGATAGACGTTGCATCTGCATTGGAATATCTTCATCATGGTTCTTCAATGCCTGTGGTTCATTGTGATCTAAAGCCTTCCAATGTCTTGTTGGATGAAAATATGGTTGCACATGTTAGTGATTTTGGTATTGCTAAGCTCATGGATGAAGGTCAATCTAAAACTCATACACAGACTTTAGCTACTGTTGGATACCTTGCACCAG AGTATGGATCTAAGGGAATTGTTTCTGTCAAAGGAGACGTGTACAGCTATGGGATTATGCTAATGGAAATCTTTACAAGAAGAAAGCCAACAGATGATATGTTTGTTGCAGAACTAAGCTTGAAGACATGGATCAGTGGATCATTGCCTAATTCAATTATGGAGCTCTTGGATTCAAATTTAGTCCAAATAActggggaccaaattgatgataTATCGACTCACATGTCATCTATTTTTAGTTTAGCCCTGAGTTGTTGTGAAGATTCACCTGAAGCAAGAATCAATATGGCAGATGTTATTGCGACGCTAATCAAAATCAAGACTTTGGTTGTTGGCGCAAACACAGTCTAg